A single window of Aspergillus puulaauensis MK2 DNA, chromosome 5, nearly complete sequence DNA harbors:
- a CDS encoding uncharacterized protein (COG:S;~EggNog:ENOG410PQUN;~TransMembrane:1 (o64-83i)), translating into MNDGPSGRVVEGITYQTHQNCQLSSFKLRNHLSVAMGGGGKIPYPKEVWSPAGGWYAQPANWRANTAIIGAAMIGIVAAVWSISAEREHRDKMPEPGRFFPSRYWSKQIIEHERQQTAKNDS; encoded by the exons ATGAACGACGGTCCATCCGGGCGGGTGGTTGAAGGCATTACCTATCAAACCCACCAGAATTGTCAGCTTTCATCCTTCAAACTACGAAACCACCTGTCTGTCGCAATGGGTGGAGGCGGAAAGATCCC ATACCCCAAGGAAGTCTGGTCTCCCGCCGGAGGCTGGTACGCTCAACCTGCAAACTGGAGGGCGAATACCGCTATTATCGGTGCTGCCATGATCGGAATCGTCGCTGCGGTATGGAGCATTAGCGCGGAACGCGAACACCGGGATAAGATGCCAGAGCCGGGCAGGTTCTTCCCCAGCCGATA CTGGAGCAAGCAGATTATCGAACACGAGAGGCAGCAGACCGCCAAGAATGACTCATAA
- a CDS encoding basic secretory family protein (COG:S;~EggNog:ENOG410PXC6;~InterPro:IPR007541;~PFAM:PF04450) — translation MATPSAIPKIGVPSDPSKEPLTAPNSAHSPKLPAPKFRLEIHDLRHPAALFFLTSVSDLTTTLETALAAIIKNLYTPSAHDKATAAAPKRKHPPTFTPSLPPTRSVTVLLRDVGGVAYTTGKDIDNDHKEIHVSLGYIEHCATKADPLAEIVGVLTHELVHCYQYAAPRATLDGRPDDCTPRAPGGLIEGVADFVRLKAGLSPPHWSRPTCAKERPEKWDSGYQHTAYFLAWLEDVRVGRGAVGLLNDRLCRVGYVGDGKSKEAQEQGGHKGEGFWRALYGSEIDQLWDEYGIWLDSPNGQGNWEDELINPADN, via the coding sequence ATGGCTACACCTTCAGCGATTCCCAAGATTGGCGTTCCCTCTGACCCCTCCAAAGAACCACTTACTGCCCCCAACTCAGCCCACTCCCCCAAACTCCCCGCACCCAAGTTCCGCCTTGAGATCCACGACCTCCGACATCCTGCAGCCCTATTCTTCCTCACCTCCGTGTCCGACCTCACAACTACACTTGAAACCGCCCTCGCCGCAATTATCAAGAACCTCTACACCCCCTCCGCCCACGATAAGGCCACCGCTGCCGCCCCGAAACGAAAGCATCCGCCAACATTCACACCATCTCTCCCACCGACGCGCTCCGTGACAGTCCTCCTACGCGATGTCGGCGGTGTCGCCTATACAACCGGCAAGGACATTGACAACGACCACAAAGAAATCCACGTCTCCCTTGGGTACATCGAACACTGTGCTACCAAGGCCGACCCCCTCGCCGAGATAGTAGGCGTGCTCACCCATGAGCTCGTCCACTGCTACCAATACGCTGCCCCGCGTGCTACTCTTGACGGTAGGCCTGATGACTGTACCCCTCGTGCCCCGGGTGGTTTAATCGAGGGGGTTGCGGACTTTGTGCGTCTCAAAGCGGGACTGAGTCCGCCGCATTGGAGTCGGCCGACGTGTGCCAAGGAAAGGCCTGAGAAGTGGGACTCCGGGTATCAGCATACGGCGTACTTTTTGGCGTGGTTGGAGGATGTTCGGGTTGGGAGGGGGGCGGTAGGTCTGCTGAATGATCGGTTGTGCCGGGTTGGATATGTTGGAGACGGTAAGTCGAAGGAGGCCCAGGAGCAGGGCGGTCACAAGGGAGAGGGCTTTTGGAGGGCTTTGTATGGGTCCGAGATCGATCAATTATGGGACGAGTATGGCATTTGGTTAGATAGCCCCAACGGCCAGGGGAACTGGGAAGATGAGCTCATAAATCCGGCCGATAACTAG
- a CDS encoding mitochondrial 54S ribosomal protein mL44 (BUSCO:EOG09263CGP;~COG:J;~EggNog:ENOG410PFDN;~InterPro:IPR000999,IPR014720,IPR036389;~PFAM:PF00035;~go_function: GO:0004525 - ribonuclease III activity [Evidence IEA];~go_process: GO:0006396 - RNA processing [Evidence IEA]) has product MKRLQLQRWSTSALSSRARTCGRLQPQLFSSKRFQSTVSAPLQSTSEQIAGEQSILSTTTRKPPTIPQNKLPSPRVVVARRSAKLAALHARLYLPSRLPLETLARCLVDPSADPNPQFNNASLAVLGHDLLTNYASEHLICTYPRLPVTVIWAALFAYAGPKTLTAMAREWGVEAAAEPGGEVNPGLLQFTRVQPGTDVNAERIVGTTRTYEDQKHWRKSVSSSVVYDNEFGDPDTAGVLPSESQTPQESKGVALEHASTSFVRAVMGAVYLHAGRAAAKRFFEQHIISRHLDVSSLFNFSEATRDLARLCARENYEAPIAKIISETGRRSRHPVFVVGIYSGKDKLGEGAGASLVEARTRAAVASLKAWYLYSPLEVRVPSSMEEEGAAPWKPVYVDLGEVVA; this is encoded by the coding sequence atgaagaggctgcaGCTCCAACGATGGAGCACCTCGGCGCTATCGTCGCGCGCCAGAACTTGTGGCCGGTTACAGCCACAACTCTTCTCGAGCAAGCGGTTCCAGTCAACAGTTTCGGCACCTTTACAATCTACAAGTGAACAAATAGCCGGAGAACAATCGATTCTTTCTACTACTACTCGCAAACCGCCCACTATTCCGCAAAATAAACTTCCTTCACCAAGAGTCGTGGTCGCACGCCGGTCTGCAAAACTTGCAGCGCTCCATGCACGACTTTACCTTCCTTCGCGATTACCGCTCGAAACACTAGCACGATGCTTAGTTGATCCCTCCGCAGACCCGAATCCTCAGTTCAATAATGCATCACTCGCCGTCCTCGGCCACGACCTCCTGACCAATTATGCCTCCGAACACCTTATTTGCACATATCCACGACTACCCGTGACGGTTATCTGGGCGGCATTGTTTGCTTACGCCGGCCCTAAAACACTCACTGCGATGGCCAGAGAATGGGGTGTGGAAGCTGCCGCTGAACCCGGTGGTGAGGTAAACCCCGGCCTCCTCCAATTTACGAGAGTTCAGCCCGGGACCGATGTAAACGCAGAGCGTATTGTCGGCACGACACGAACCTACGAAGACCAGAAGCATTGGCGGAAATCGGTTTCTTCGAGCGTTGTCTACGATAATGAATTCGGGGATCCCGATACCGCAGGCGTACTACCTTCAGAATCACAAACACCACAGGAATCAAAAGGAGTAGCCCTTGAACACGCCAGCACTTCTTTCGTACGGGCGGTTATGGGCGCCGTCTATCTCCATGCTGGCAGAGCAGCTGCGAAGCGTTTCTTTGAACAGCACATTATCTCTCGACACCTCGACGTTTCCAGCCTGTTCAACTTCTCCGAGGCGACGCGTGACCTAGCCCGACTCTGTGCGCGTGAAAACTACGAGGCTCCCATCGCCAAGATTATCAGCGAAACCGGCCGCAGGAGCAGGCACCCCGTCTTCGTTGTTGGTATTTACTCCGGTAAAGATAAATTGGGCGAGGGCGCAGGCGCCAGCCTAGTCGAGGCTCGGACAAGGGCTGCCGTTGCTTCTCTTAAGGCGTGGTATCTTTACAGCCCGTTGGAAGTACGTGTACCGAGTTcaatggaggaagaaggcgcTGCCCCTTGGAAGCCGGTTTATGTGGATTTGGGTGAGGTTGTTGCATAG